The sequence CACCCCGGCCGCCCGGGCTGCGGCGATCGAGTCCTCGTCCCGGATCGAGCCACCCGGCTGGACCACAGCGCGCACGCCGGAGTCCAGCAGCACCTGCAGACCGTCGGCGAACGGGAAGAACGCGTCCGAGGCGGCCACCGCTCCGCGGGCGCGCTCGGCGCCGTCGGCCAGAGTGTTCGCCCGCTCGACCGCCAGCCGGCAGGAGTCCACCCGGTTCACCTGGCCCATCCCGATGCCCACGGCGGCGCCGGCATCGGCGAGCAGGATCGCGTTCGACTTCGCCGCCCGGACCGCGTGCCAGGCGAACGCCAGGTCCGCCAGGGTGGCCGCGTCGGCCGGCTCGCCGGCGGCGAGGGTCCAGGCGGCCGGGTCATCGCCGGCGGCGTCGAGCACGTCCCGCTGCTGCATCAGCAGACCACCGGAGATCGGCCGGGTCTCCACGCTCACCTGACCGGTTTCGGGCAGGCGCAGCACCCGGATGTTCTTCTTCCGCTGCAGCACCTCCACGGCGCCCTCGGCGTAGCCCGGGGCAAGGATCACCTCGGTGAAGACGCCGGCGACCTGCTCGGCCATCTCAACGGAGACCTCGGTGTTGCTGGCGATCACCCCGCCGTAGGCGGAGACGGGGTCGCAGGCGTGCGCGCGCTGGTGCGCCTGGGCGATCGTCTCCCCCACCGCCAGACCGCACGGGTTGGCGTGCTTGATGATCGCCACCGTGGGCTGGCTGCCGTGGTCGTGCGCGGCGCGCCAGGCGGCGTCGGCGTCCACGTAGTTGTTGTAGCTCATCGCCTTGCCGTGCAGCTGCTCGGCCGTGGCCAGGCCGGCGCCGCCGTCGGTGTACAGCGCGGCCCGCTGGTGCGGGTTCTCGCCGTAGCGCAGCACCTCGGCGCGTTCCCAGGTGGCACCGGCCCAGCCCGGGAAGCCGGAGCCGTCGTCATCGGGGGCCACCACGTCGCCGAGCCAGGAGGCGACGTGCACGTCATAGGTGGCGGTGTGCCGGAACGCTTCAGCCGCCAGCGTCTTGCGCTGGGCGAGGGTGAACCCGCCGGCACCGGCGGCCTCGACGACCTCGCCGTATCGGCCGGGGTTGACCACGACCGCCACGCTCGGGTGGTTCTTCGCGGCGGCGCGCACCATCGAGGGCCCGCCGATGTCGATCTTCTCGATGCACTCGTCCTCGCTGGCGCCGGAAGCGACGGTGTCGGCGAACGGGTACAGGTTCACCACCACCAGGTCGAACGGTTCCACCTCGAGCTCGTCGAGCTGCTCGTTGTGGGAGTCCAGCCGCCGGTCGGCGAGGATGCCGGCGTGGATCCGCGGGTGCAGGGTCTTCACCCGCCCGTCCAGGCACTCGGGAAAGCCGGTGATCTGCTCCACCGGCGTGACCGGAACCCCGGCGGCGGCGATCACCCCGGCCGTGGACCCGGTGGAGACCAGCTCCACCCCGGCAGCGTGCAGGGCGGTGGCGAGCTCGGTCAGGCCGGTCTTGTCATAGACGGAGACGAGGGCGCGGGTCAGGCGAATCTGGTCGGTCATAGCTGCTCCAGTCGTGGGGGAGGTCGACGACGGCGGTGGCCGGCGCTTCCTACCGCGGCACCCAGGCGTTCGGTGCTGGAGGAGATGATCAACAGGGCCGCTTCCCGGTGGTGCTCCACCTCTGACGCCAGTCACGCCCCTTCGCGGCCAGTCTAACGGCCTGATCCGCACGAGACCCAGAACGCGCCGCCTCCCACGGCACCGGATACGGCGCTGGCGGTGCGCCCTAGGCTGAGCCGTGACCACCACCTCCACCTGAGGACCCGATGCACACCTCCGCCACTCTGATCCTGCGCCGTGTCGACCGTCTGGTCCGCGAGCGCCTGCAGCCCGCCGTGATCGCCGACCGCCGTCCGCTCGAGCTGACCGCGTGGGAGGCGCCCGGAGAACCCGTGCCGTTCGCCGAGGCCACCGGCCAGACCTACGCCCCGGCCGCGGCACGGATGGCCTGGGGCGCGCCGTGGAGCACCACCTGGCTGCACGCCCGGGGCCAGGCGCCGGCGCACTGGCCCACCGACGACCGGCACCGGATCGAACTGGCGGTGGACCTCGGCTTCACCGGCTCCGGGCCCGGCTTCCAGGCCGAGGGGCTGGTCTACACCCCGGACGGGGCGATCGTGGAGGCGATCTCGCCTCGGAACCAGCGGGTGGTCCTGGACGACCCGCGCGCCGCCGTCGAGATCTACATCGAAGCCGCAGGCAACCCGGACGTGAGCAACTTCGACGACTTCCGCCCCACCGCGCTGGGAGTGCCGGAGGCACGCGAGCAGGGGCCGTTGTACACGCTGGGGCACGTGGACCTGGTGCTGCGGGATTCGGAAGTGGCCGAGCTGCTCGCGGACGTCACGGCATTGGTCGAGCTCGCCCGGGAGCTGGGTGAGGACTCCACCCGCCGCGCTCAGGTGCTGCGCGCCCTGGACCAGGCCGTGGATCTGGTGGACCCCGAGGACGTACCGGGCAGCGCTGCGGCGGCTCGCGGGCGGCTGGCGCCGGTGCTGGCGGTGCGCGCCGCTGAGGGCACCCACGAGGCGGTAGCGGTCGGGCATGCGCACATCGACTCCGCCTGGCTGTGGCCCACCCGGGAGACGATCCGCAAGTGCGCGCGGACGTTCGCCAACGTGCTGGCTCTGATGGAGGAGGACCCGGACTTCGTGTTCGCGTGCTCCTCGGCACAGCAGTACGCGTGGATCGCCGAGCACTACCCGCAGCTGTTCGAGCGGATCAAGGCGCGGGTCGCCGAGGGCCGGTGGGTGCCGGTCGGGTCGATGTGGGTGGAGTCGGACACGAACATGCCCGGCGGTGAAGCGTTCGTCCGCCAGCTGGTGGCCGGGAAGCGGTTCTTCCTGGAGCACTTCGGTGTGGAGACCCGGGACGTGTGGCTGCCGGACTCGTTCGGCTACTCCGGGGCGCTGCCGCAGCTCGCGCGATTGGCCGGAGCGCAGTGGTTCCTCTCCCAGAAGCTGAGCTGGAACGAGTCCGACAAGATGCCGCACCACACCTTCTGGTGGGAGGGCATCGACGGCTCCCGGGTGCTCACCCACTTCCCGCCGGTGGACACCTACAACTCCGAGCTGTCCGCGGCGGAGCTGCGCCATGCCGAACGCAATTTCGCGGACAAGGCCATGGCGTCGTCCTCGATCGTGCCGTTCGGGTATGGCGACGGCGGAGGTGGCCCGTCCCGGGAGATGCTCGCCCGGGCCAGGCGGTACGCCGATCTCGACGGCGTGCCCCGGGTCCGGATGGACTCACCCGTGGCGTTCTTCGCCGCCACCCAGGCCGAGGTGCCGGCCGACCTGGGCACCTGGACCGGAGAGATGTACCTGGAGTTCCACCGGGGCACCTACACCTCCCAGGCGCGCACCAAACGGGGTAACCGGCGCAGTGAGCACCTGCTCCGGGAGGCCGAGCTGTGGGCGGCAACCGCCGCGGTCCGCACCGGCGCCGACTACCCCTACGACGTGCTGGAGCGCAGCTGGCACACGGTGCTGCTGAACCAGTTCCACGACATCCTGCCCGGCAGCTCGATCGGCTGGGTGTACCGGGACGCCGAGGCGAGCTATGCCCAGGTGAGCCAGGACCTGGAGAGCGTGATCGAGCAGGCGAGTACCGCCGTCGCCGGTCAGGGTGAGCAGCAGGTGCTGCTGAACGCCGGACCGCTGGCGGTGCGTGGCGTGCCTGCGGGGGCCGGCGGCGTGCCGGCCGTAGCCGACGGGGCGGAGGTGGAGCTGGTCCG is a genomic window of Ruania zhangjianzhongii containing:
- a CDS encoding alpha-mannosidase, with protein sequence MHTSATLILRRVDRLVRERLQPAVIADRRPLELTAWEAPGEPVPFAEATGQTYAPAAARMAWGAPWSTTWLHARGQAPAHWPTDDRHRIELAVDLGFTGSGPGFQAEGLVYTPDGAIVEAISPRNQRVVLDDPRAAVEIYIEAAGNPDVSNFDDFRPTALGVPEAREQGPLYTLGHVDLVLRDSEVAELLADVTALVELARELGEDSTRRAQVLRALDQAVDLVDPEDVPGSAAAARGRLAPVLAVRAAEGTHEAVAVGHAHIDSAWLWPTRETIRKCARTFANVLALMEEDPDFVFACSSAQQYAWIAEHYPQLFERIKARVAEGRWVPVGSMWVESDTNMPGGEAFVRQLVAGKRFFLEHFGVETRDVWLPDSFGYSGALPQLARLAGAQWFLSQKLSWNESDKMPHHTFWWEGIDGSRVLTHFPPVDTYNSELSAAELRHAERNFADKAMASSSIVPFGYGDGGGGPSREMLARARRYADLDGVPRVRMDSPVAFFAATQAEVPADLGTWTGEMYLEFHRGTYTSQARTKRGNRRSEHLLREAELWAATAAVRTGADYPYDVLERSWHTVLLNQFHDILPGSSIGWVYRDAEASYAQVSQDLESVIEQASTAVAGQGEQQVLLNAGPLAVRGVPAGAGGVPAVADGAEVELVRAGGAVEIDNGLLRVRIDERGLVTSLVQLPSGREAIAAGMAGNLLTVHRDVPRQWDAWDTDVEHRRVATDLTSADSVEVSAEDSEAMSVRVRRTFGASTFEQVLTVRRGDPVLQIETEVDWHERQKLLKLGFPLAVHADSSAAETQFGYVRRPTHTNTSWDAAKFEICAHRWVHVGEAGFGVAVANDASYGHDVTRVRAPMPDPADTAPGPLPVSDEGPATLVRQSLLKAPLYPDPEADQGRHTFTTLVHAGAGIAEAVAAGYRANLPARTVTGAGPVQPLVRVDGEGVLVESVKLAEDRSGDVVVRLYEALGGRAEARVHADFDCREVVVTDLLERELEPVGGPGAGAAGGSAGAAGDRASAGDADGARAGGGSDAGADDGSSAGIEVQLRPFEVRTLRFRR
- the purH gene encoding bifunctional phosphoribosylaminoimidazolecarboxamide formyltransferase/IMP cyclohydrolase; amino-acid sequence: MTDQIRLTRALVSVYDKTGLTELATALHAAGVELVSTGSTAGVIAAAGVPVTPVEQITGFPECLDGRVKTLHPRIHAGILADRRLDSHNEQLDELEVEPFDLVVVNLYPFADTVASGASEDECIEKIDIGGPSMVRAAAKNHPSVAVVVNPGRYGEVVEAAGAGGFTLAQRKTLAAEAFRHTATYDVHVASWLGDVVAPDDDGSGFPGWAGATWERAEVLRYGENPHQRAALYTDGGAGLATAEQLHGKAMSYNNYVDADAAWRAAHDHGSQPTVAIIKHANPCGLAVGETIAQAHQRAHACDPVSAYGGVIASNTEVSVEMAEQVAGVFTEVILAPGYAEGAVEVLQRKKNIRVLRLPETGQVSVETRPISGGLLMQQRDVLDAAGDDPAAWTLAAGEPADAATLADLAFAWHAVRAAKSNAILLADAGAAVGIGMGQVNRVDSCRLAVERANTLADGAERARGAVAASDAFFPFADGLQVLLDSGVRAVVQPGGSIRDEDSIAAARAAGVTMYFTGTRHFAH